ACCAGCCTGCATTTGAGTTGAGCCTCTACGAAGAGGGGAACACGGACAAGGATGCCAATGACGAAACCATGGGCGGCATGGTGGAACTGCAGTCTGATTCCGTAGAGCAGGAAGTGGTGCCACCTGAAGAAGTGGTGGAAGAGGTCGTGCCGGAGGAAGTGGTCGTGGAGGAGCAGGTGCCCGAAATGGTGGAGCCCGTGATTCCCGAGAATGTGATCTTCCCCGTGCCTGAAAAGCAGGAGATCATTGAGCCGATCAAGATGGTGGAGGTGAAGCCCAAGCCGGAACCAAAACCGAGACCCAAGCCCGCTGCGCCGCGTCCCAGACCAGCAACCGTGCAGTCCACCGGCACTGGCACTGGCAGTGGCGCCACGGGCGCGGGGCAGGGGATGCGCACCGGCGGCGCCGGTAGCAGGGGCAAGCGTCCCGCTCCGCCCTATCCTTCTTGGGCACGCAGCAAGGGAGTGTCCGGCAGTCCCAAGTTTGTCATCGTCTGTGACGCCACTGGCACCATCTCCTCCATTCGTGTGCTGGTCACCAGTGGAAATGCCGAGCTGGATAGCTACGCGTCCAGCTGGATTCAGCGCCGCTGGCGTTTCCCCGCCGGTGCGCCCACGACGTACAACGTTCCCTTCCATTTCGTGCTCCGCCGCTAAGATACCCGCCAGTTAAGTTAATGATCATCGATACCACTCCCATCCTCGGCAATGCCATCGTGGAACTCATCCATGACGGTGGCCCCATCATGTACCCCATCCTGCTGACGGCGGTGGTGGCCATCTGCATCCTTGCGGAGCGTATCACATGGTGGGTGCGCCTCACCGGACGCCGGAGTCCGAAGCGTTTGGAGGCCGTGTACGCTGCGATTGAGGAAGGAAACATGAAGGAAGCCATCCAGCTTTCCCGCAACTCGACGGACCCGGTCATCCGCATGATACACCATGGGTTGAACCATCATCACAGCTCTCTGCAGGGCGCGCTCGAAGTGGCCGCAGGACTGGAAATGCAGAAGGCGGGCCGCTTCCTGAATGCCATGGATACCATCGTGACGCTCGGGCCGCTGCTTGGTCTCCTGGGTACGGTGACCGGCA
The Roseimicrobium gellanilyticum DNA segment above includes these coding regions:
- a CDS encoding MotA/TolQ/ExbB proton channel family protein, which translates into the protein MIIDTTPILGNAIVELIHDGGPIMYPILLTAVVAICILAERITWWVRLTGRRSPKRLEAVYAAIEEGNMKEAIQLSRNSTDPVIRMIHHGLNHHHSSLQGALEVAAGLEMQKAGRFLNAMDTIVTLGPLLGLLGTVTGIMGSFTSIGDSELAVEKVTGGIGEALIATAAGLGIAITTLIPLNYFHSRLAKFQFDLEAAATNVTVLVAQNEAEQKSLGYTA
- a CDS encoding TonB family protein, translated to MWLACANAILASFLVTGSIGLYQPAFELSLYEEGNTDKDANDETMGGMVELQSDSVEQEVVPPEEVVEEVVPEEVVVEEQVPEMVEPVIPENVIFPVPEKQEIIEPIKMVEVKPKPEPKPRPKPAAPRPRPATVQSTGTGTGSGATGAGQGMRTGGAGSRGKRPAPPYPSWARSKGVSGSPKFVIVCDATGTISSIRVLVTSGNAELDSYASSWIQRRWRFPAGAPTTYNVPFHFVLRR